The bacterium genome includes a window with the following:
- the corA gene encoding magnesium/cobalt transporter CorA, whose amino-acid sequence MIVDRNVSLKTGTAPGTLVHIGEEKVEKPAIHVLAYDAEKVREIGDATLEECFSSIKEELVTWIDVTGLHDVGLIQKLGESLGIHSLVLEDILNTSHRPKVEFFDDYIYTVVKFIHYISAENRIEIEQVSILLGKGFVVTFQERPRDPFDALRERIRRGTGRWRKARPDYLYYAVLDNIVDTYFEDMEALGEDLEELQDVTVTDPSPEVMQRIFAHRLNMQLMRRAIFPVRDMVNHILQTDSAFFKKDMPPFFRDIYDHVARLIDNIEIARDMAATLIELHMAVTNQRMNEIMKVLTIMATLFIPLTFVAGVYGMNFKFMPELEWRWGYFAALGGMGAAAAGMLVYFRRKKWF is encoded by the coding sequence ATGATCGTTGACCGGAATGTCTCACTGAAGACAGGTACGGCTCCCGGAACGCTGGTTCATATCGGGGAGGAGAAAGTCGAGAAACCCGCAATCCACGTTCTGGCCTACGATGCGGAGAAGGTTCGGGAGATCGGGGACGCAACGCTGGAGGAATGCTTCTCCTCCATCAAAGAGGAACTTGTCACCTGGATTGATGTCACCGGCCTGCACGATGTCGGCCTCATCCAAAAACTGGGCGAATCCCTGGGGATTCATTCTCTGGTGCTCGAGGATATTCTCAACACCTCTCACCGCCCCAAGGTCGAGTTTTTCGACGATTACATCTATACCGTCGTCAAGTTCATCCATTACATCAGCGCGGAGAACCGGATCGAAATCGAACAGGTGAGCATTCTGCTCGGAAAAGGGTTTGTGGTGACATTTCAGGAGCGGCCGAGGGATCCGTTTGATGCCCTGCGGGAGCGCATCCGCCGGGGAACCGGAAGATGGCGCAAGGCCCGGCCCGATTATCTCTACTACGCCGTTCTGGACAACATCGTGGACACCTATTTCGAGGACATGGAGGCGCTGGGAGAGGACCTCGAAGAGCTGCAGGATGTGACCGTCACCGATCCCAGCCCCGAGGTCATGCAGCGCATTTTCGCGCACCGGCTGAACATGCAGCTCATGCGGCGCGCCATCTTTCCCGTGCGGGACATGGTGAACCATATCCTTCAGACAGACTCCGCATTTTTCAAAAAAGACATGCCGCCCTTTTTCCGGGACATCTACGATCACGTGGCGCGCCTGATCGACAACATCGAGATCGCGCGCGACATGGCCGCGACGCTCATCGAGCTTCACATGGCCGTGACCAACCAGCGGATGAACGAGATTATGAAGGTGCTCACCATCATGGCCACCCTCTTCATCCCGCTCACGTTCGTCGCCGGCGTCTACGGGATGAACTTCAAGTTCATGCCCGAGCTCGAGTGGCGGTGGGGCTACTTCGCCGCCCTGGGCGGGATGGGCGCCGCCGCCGCCGGAATGCTCGTTTATTTCAGACGCAAAAAGTGGTTCTAG
- a CDS encoding cytochrome c produces MGKLWIGIFLAFAAALIATLLYFRDGLVSREIDGASPEKVFSQVCAQCHGLRGEGRGDIGPPLRGKNLSIAQIKNLIQNGGNRMPPQPWIKDALLDALARHVAGL; encoded by the coding sequence TTGGGCAAGCTCTGGATCGGAATCTTTCTCGCCTTCGCCGCCGCGCTCATCGCTACCCTCCTATATTTTCGGGACGGTCTCGTCAGCAGGGAGATCGACGGCGCGAGCCCCGAGAAGGTCTTCTCCCAGGTGTGCGCCCAGTGCCACGGTCTCCGGGGCGAGGGCCGCGGGGACATCGGGCCGCCCCTGCGCGGGAAAAATCTCTCCATCGCCCAGATCAAGAACCTCATCCAAAACGGCGGAAACCGCATGCCCCCACAGCCGTGGATCAAGGATGCGTTGCTCGATGCCCTCGCGCGCCACGTCGCGGGGCTGTAA
- a CDS encoding glutamate-5-semialdehyde dehydrogenase translates to MADIDQICAEARRAALAMAPLDTEARNDALLAMADAIERDAVEILEANAADAAAAGEAVARGEMSGALLKRLVLDPPKVQGMAEGVRAVAALPDPVGRVTYAMLLDEGLILRRVTCPLGVIAAVFESRPDALVQIAALCLKAGNAAILKGGREALHSNRALAALLSAAAASKGSVPAAAVQLVEAREEVDALLGRDDAIDLIIPRGGNDFVRHVKTHSRIPVLGHADGICHLYVDASADLEMAVSLAVDAKTQYAAVCNAIETLLVHEKMAERFLPELAAALRAKGVELRGCARTREIISDVKPAEEADWSTEYLDLILSVRVVDTLDAAIDHINRYGSRHTEAIVTTDDDTARMFLSRVDAASVMWNASTRFADGFRYGFGAEVGISTDKIHARGPVGLEGLVTYKYIVEGDGHRAAEYDGAGARPFLHRPLPLDGGIL, encoded by the coding sequence ATGGCGGATATTGACCAAATCTGCGCCGAGGCGAGACGGGCGGCCCTCGCGATGGCGCCCCTGGATACGGAGGCGCGAAATGATGCGCTTCTGGCGATGGCGGATGCCATCGAGCGGGATGCAGTCGAAATCCTCGAGGCGAATGCCGCGGATGCCGCGGCGGCCGGGGAGGCAGTGGCCCGGGGAGAGATGTCAGGCGCCCTCCTGAAGCGGCTGGTGCTCGACCCCCCCAAGGTGCAGGGGATGGCCGAGGGGGTGCGGGCGGTGGCGGCGCTCCCCGATCCGGTGGGGCGGGTGACGTACGCCATGTTGCTGGATGAGGGGCTCATTCTCCGGCGGGTCACCTGTCCGCTCGGGGTGATCGCCGCCGTCTTTGAATCGCGCCCCGATGCGCTGGTGCAGATCGCCGCGCTCTGCCTCAAGGCCGGAAACGCCGCCATCCTCAAGGGGGGGCGGGAGGCCCTCCACTCGAACCGCGCTCTGGCCGCCCTGCTCTCGGCGGCGGCGGCCTCGAAGGGGAGCGTGCCGGCGGCGGCGGTGCAGCTGGTCGAGGCCCGCGAGGAGGTGGACGCCCTTCTCGGCCGGGACGATGCCATCGATCTGATCATCCCCCGCGGGGGAAACGATTTCGTCCGGCATGTCAAAACCCACTCGCGCATCCCCGTCCTGGGCCATGCGGACGGCATCTGCCATCTCTACGTTGACGCATCGGCTGATCTGGAGATGGCGGTCTCGCTCGCCGTGGACGCCAAGACGCAGTACGCGGCCGTCTGCAACGCCATCGAAACCCTGCTGGTCCACGAGAAGATGGCGGAGCGCTTCCTGCCGGAGCTGGCGGCGGCGCTGCGTGCGAAAGGGGTCGAGCTCCGCGGCTGCGCGCGGACGCGGGAGATCATCTCCGATGTGAAGCCGGCCGAGGAGGCGGACTGGAGCACCGAGTATCTCGACCTCATCTTGTCGGTGCGCGTGGTGGACACGCTCGATGCCGCCATCGATCACATCAACCGCTACGGCTCCCGCCACACCGAGGCCATCGTCACGACGGACGATGACACGGCCCGGATGTTTCTCTCCCGCGTGGACGCGGCGAGCGTGATGTGGAACGCCTCGACGCGCTTCGCGGACGGCTTCCGCTACGGCTTCGGGGCCGAGGTGGGCATCTCCACCGACAAGATTCACGCCCGCGGCCCGGTCGGCCTCGAGGGCCTGGTGACCTACAAGTACATCGTGGAAGGAGATGGGCACCGGGCGGCGGAATACGACGGCGCGGGCGCCCGGCCCTTCCTCCACCGCCCGCTGCCGCTCGATGGCGGAATACTTTGA